DNA from Hwangdonia lutea:
TAAACTTTCGTTTTTATAATTTAAAGTTCTTTGTAATGATGCTAAACAGAAGACATATTCGTGTAAAAGTAATGCAAACCCTGTATGCCTTTAAAGGTGGCGAAAGCGACGATTTTAGTAAAGACCAGAAATTTTTACTGTTTAGTATCGATAACATGTACAACTTGTACCTTTTGTTAATTTCGCTTCTTATTGAAGTTCAAAAAAGAGCCGAAACCGATTTACAAAAAAAACAGAATAAACATTTAGCGACCAAAGAAGACAAAGACCCAAACCGGAAATTTGTAAACAACCAAGTATTGCACATACTTAAAAGCAATACACAGCTAAAAAACCAGCTTGAAACTTTTAAAATTACCAATTGGGAATTGGATAACGAGTATGTAGATATTATATTTAAAACTATAATTTCCAGCGATTTGTATAAAGATTATATGCAAACCAAAGTATCTGATTTTAAAGAAGATAAAGATTTTATAGTTGATGTTTTCAAGGAAATTATCGCTCCAAACGACAAGCTTTACGATTATATGGAAGATAAAAATCTAACTTGGCTAGACGATCTTCCAACGGTAAACACCACGATTTTAAAGCTATTGCGAAAGGTTAAACTCACATCTCCAGAAAACCATTTTACACCAC
Protein-coding regions in this window:
- the nusB gene encoding transcription antitermination factor NusB, with amino-acid sequence MMLNRRHIRVKVMQTLYAFKGGESDDFSKDQKFLLFSIDNMYNLYLLLISLLIEVQKRAETDLQKKQNKHLATKEDKDPNRKFVNNQVLHILKSNTQLKNQLETFKITNWELDNEYVDIIFKTIISSDLYKDYMQTKVSDFKEDKDFIVDVFKEIIAPNDKLYDYMEDKNLTWLDDLPTVNTTILKLLRKVKLTSPENHFTPQLYKDTEDKQFAIELFRKTFLNKTALNEEIEQKTKNWDADRIANVDYVLLQMAICELKHFSSIPVKVTINEYLEIAKEYSTPKSSIFINGILDKLVKEYTADGKLNKIGRGLM